One stretch of Pongo abelii isolate AG06213 chromosome Y, NHGRI_mPonAbe1-v2.0_pri, whole genome shotgun sequence DNA includes these proteins:
- the LOC129053441 gene encoding testis-specific chromodomain protein Y 1-like, with protein MHHSIAAISHNFHYTSGDEIEEVHPYAEPGEELEAERSGYVETQLKQSWHSNCSNPVSFLMASQEFEVESIVDKRRDKNGNTEYLIRWKGYNQQDDTWEPEQHLRNCEKCILDFNRRQTEKQKKLTWTRTSRIFSNNARRRTSRSTKASYSKNSPTTQVTDRHHRSKNSKLFAASKIIRRKAASLLSDTQNMEKIHSTIKTLAPESPFNDKKTVSGFQKLEKLYPIAADQQDTVVFEVTEGKLLQDPLSRPGAEQPGIENKTQIHPPMSQMSGSVTASMATGSATQKGIVVLVDPLAANGTTDMHTSVPRVKGGQRNITDDSRDQPFIKKMYFTIKLTESASTYRDIVVKKEDGFTQIVLSTRSTEKNALNTEVIKEIVNALNNAAVDDSKLVLFSAAGSVFCCGLDFGYFVKRLRNDRNRASLEMVDTIKNFVNTFIQFKKPIVVSVNGPAIGLGASILPLCDLVWANEKAWFQTPYMTFGQSPDGCSTITFQKMMGKASANEMLFAGQKLTAREACAKGLVSQVFLSGTFTQEVMIQIKELASYNQIVLEESKALVHSNIKLELEQANERECEVLRKIWSSAQGTESMLKYVENKTDEF; from the coding sequence ATGCACCATAGCATAGCCGCTATTTCACACAATTTTCACTACACCAGTGGTGACGAAATAGAAGAGGTTCATCCATATGCAGAACCTggtgaagaactggaggcagaaaggagtGGCTATGTGGAGACACAACTGAAACAAAGTTGGCACAGCAACTGCTCCAATCCTGTGTCTTTCCTCATGgcttcccaggagtttgaggttgaaagTATTGTTGACAAAAGACGAGATAAAAATGGGAATACAGAGTATTTGATTCGGTGGAAAGGTTACAACCAACAGGATGACACTTGGGAACCAGAGCAGCACCTCAGGAACTGTGAAAAATGTATACTTGATTTTAATAGACgacagactgaaaaacagaaaaaactgacATGGACTAGAACCAGtagaattttttcaaacaatgcCAGAAGAAGAACTTCTAGATCTACAAAAGCGAGCTATTCTAAGAACTCTCCTACAACGCAAGTGACGGATAGACACCACAGATCCAAAAACAGCAAGTTATTTGCTGCCAGCAAGATCATTAGGAGGAAGGCAGCTTCACTTCTCTCCGACACACAGAATATGGAGAAAATACATTCAACTATCAAGACCCTTGCACCTGAAAGCCCCTTTAACGACAAGAAAACTGTGAGTGGCTTTCAGAAACTTGAGAAACTGTACCCTATTGCAGCAGATCAGCAGGACACGGTGGTCTTCGAGGTGACAGAAGGGAAACTCCTCCAGGACCCTTTGTCACGTCCTGGTGCAGAACAGCCTGGAATAGAGAACAAGACTCAGATACACCCACCAATGTCGCAGATGTCTGGCTCAGTTACCGCTTCAATGGCCACAGGTTCAGCTACCCAAAAAGGTATAGTGGTATTAGTAGACCCATTAGCAGCCAATGGAACAACAGACATGCATACCTCAGTTCCAAGAGTGAAAGGTGGGCAAAGAAATATTACTGATGACAGCAGAGACCAGCCTTTTATCAAGAAGATGTACTTTACCATAAAGCTAACAGAAAGTGCCAGCACATACAGAGACATTGtagtgaagaaagaggatggattcACCCAGATAGTGCTATCAACTAGatccacagaaaaaaatgcactgaatacagaagtaattaaagaaatagtTAATGCTCTTAATAACGCTGCTGTAGATGACAGCAAGCTCGTGCTGTTCAGTGCAGCTGGAAGTGTCTTTTGCTGCGGTCTTGATTTTGGGTACTTTGTGAAGCGCTTAAGGAACGACAGAAACAGAGCAAGCCTTGAAATGGTGGATACCATCAAGAACTTTGTGAAtacttttattcaatttaaaaagcctattgtTGTATCAGTCAATGGCCCTGCCATTGGACTGGGTGCATCCATCCTGCCCCTTTGTGATCTCGTGTGGGCTAATGAAAAGGCTTGGTTCCAAACCCCTTATATGACCTTTGgacagagtccagatggctgttcaactattacatttcaaaaaatgatgggtaaagcatctgccaatgaaatgttatttgctGGGCAAAAGCTGACAGCACGGGAGGCATGTGCCAAAGGCCTGGTCTCTCAGGTATTTTTGAGTGGAACTTTCACCCAAGAGGTTATGATTCAAATTAAGGAGCTTGCTTCATATAATCAAATTGTACTGGAAGAATCTAAGGCCCTTGTTCACTCTAATATTAAGTTGGAGTTGGAACAGGCCaatgagagagagtgtgaggTGCTGAGGAAGATCTGGAGCTCAGCCCAAGGGACAGAATCCATGTTaaagtatgttgaaaataaaactgatgaGTTTTAG